The DNA sequence AAAATGTTATTGATAATGTAGTAAATTGCAACAAAGTGACTCGATAAAAGTAGTTTTGTACACATAACATTACACTTGCCAATGCCTATAAGCTCATGAACACATAATAACTATAGAGTACAGAGTAATAGTAACATCATATTTAGCTCCCTGAATTTTACACCTTAAAAAAGTTGTGTCCCTACATTTTTGATTTAATCATGTaaccttgcactctccaattgtAACCAACTTTGTCCAATCATTAAATTTTTGTCAAGTATTTTATACATTTAGCTCTTCAACATTTACACCTTAAATAAGCTGTGCCCCTACACTTTTAATTTCACCATGTACCTTTGTGCTCTCCAATTGTAACCaattttgttcaatcattaGCTTTTCTGTCAAGtattttataaattataaatgGCTCTAGTGGGTTCCTTTGTAGGACGAAAATTCACTAGCGTGGCATGTAAAATTATTTCACAAATGATGAAAATTTCAAATAAATCACACAATTAGTcaacaagaaaaagaagcaaacaTACCACCTCTTTAGGAAGAAGAGAAGCCCGTATTCAAAATAAAGCAAGCAAAATCACGGCCAGCAACCCTAGGCCTAACATCTAGAATAGGAGAGCAAAGGAGAATCCCAAGTCTAAACCTAGACAAGGTTCTAAGCCGAGGCTCGGCACCTCAGGCCTAATCATTAACCATAATGAACACATTGCGCGAATTTCAGTGCCACAGCCTACTGATCCCAACTGGAATCAAAGCGCCAATCCAATAAATCTAACTCCAACACCATAAGACAAGCTAATCTAGAAGCAAGATTGTCCTCACTTGAGATCAAAGCATCACCACCAGCCAATATCGATCACCAAAGGAGAGTCGCATGAAAGAAAAGGAACGTATCTAACTATCTAAGAGGTTCAGTCCAAGAACCGTGACAAACCTGGTTTGTAGGAACATCCACAAATTAAAAAGGAGAAAAACTGCCCACCTTGGCAGTAGCGGGCGCATAAACAAATACACATAAGGgcaaagaaaatattatgaacaaaaaataaagtagagGGTTTTTGATTCAatcctttttgttatataaagaGATAAATTCATTTTACCGTCTTGAACTTTACGCCTAAAATCGTATGTGCTCTCGAACTTTAGTTCAATCACATATGCCCTTATACTCTCTAATATGATCAATCATAATCATTAATAaactaattcctcaatttcttCATAAATTAGTGACATTGCATTCCCACTTAGGGTCAATTTTTAGCCTTGATCATGTAAATAGTGTGTTTCTTTCATGATTAAAGGCTAAAACTATTCTTGGCTGCAGAAAATTGGCTGGGTGCAAAGAGCAATTGCTTGGGTGCGGAGAGCAAATTGCTCTTGGCTGGGTGAGGACGCGCGCAAGGCAGAGGCGCTAGGTGAGGCCGGTTTGGATAGGGCCAGCTGTGGAGCTTCGCGACCgggcagaattttttttttgtttttgtttagggtggcggcagaaaacaaaattctagggtttgggttttttttttttttttttttttttcgaagcgAGGGCTAGAgactcgtgttgataacgtgtaaaagtaaaatggaattggtctgctcatttcatttcatagtccctttatataggtatagaattacaacgaaaacatcaattacaataatgatagtaaatgttgattgtgatgtgattgcaattccttgattccctcttcgtcagttatTTTGACGaatgcacataatgtgtttttcctttaacagagTGGACAATAATATATGAATAAATTGATAGATTAGTGAAGAAttggtcataaatcataattgatCAAATTGGTGAGTACAAGGGCACACACGATCAAATTACAGGTTTGGGGCATAACTAATTTTAAGTGTAAAGTTTAGGGtggtaaaatgattttagctCTTACATAAAACTTGGATGTAGTCTGCATATCTTTTCTTGTTTATTGCGGTCCATTTTTTTAAATAGTTCATTTTACCCTTAGAACCAAATAAGGTACATAATTCCAAATTCACTAATTGAATTACAATTTTagatcaattttaaattttaaattcaaattccaaaatctACAATTCATCAATGAATAATTTTCAAACATATAAGACTAAATGCGGGATGTTCTCTACGAGGATTCATGTACTAGTACTCGAGGtttaggttttatgtccccctcgATGTACAATATTTCtactattattaataataataacaagcATGGGgttgagcctcccagttagactgggttccaaaccccttgtaaaaaaagaaaaaaaaagactaaatgCATTCCTGTGAACTCAATATACCTAAGATGTAGGTTTGGAAATATCAAGTATTTATATATCTACATTATAGGATGAAAACCACTagatcaaaaattcaaacattGAAGCAATAATGTATCTATGTAGTAGGTATTTAAAGTTGTATAGTAGAGATTTGGCCTACCTAGACATACAAAGCtagaaaaaaaacatagaatataTTACCAATCTAATCAAAAGATACAAATATGTACATATAGAACCTATACCTAATTAAAAGCTAAAAAGTATGAAAGAGAAAGTGGGAGATAATGAGAgaactttatatatatagatatagagaaacttgaTCTTTTCTAAACTTGTGAACTCTTACCTATAAATAAGGTATGTAAatgttaaataaaaatgtctaatcAAATTTTAGGACAAATCTTACGTATAACACCATGATCGATTCTATATCAAAGGTAAGCAACACCTTCTTACCAAGTCTATAATAAAGGTAGCTGTGAATTGAAGAAGTCACGTTAGTAAGACCTAAAAAAGAATTAAGAAGGGAGAAGCCACATAAAAAATACAGatatgagagaaaaagaaataaacaaagaaatgaGAAGTATGTttggaaagaagatatgcattGAAGAAGGAGAGGTAAAAAGAGATGATTCggtagaaaagaagaagaagaagaagaagaagaagaagaagaaggagaaggagaaagaggtAATGTGATAGGCAAGATCAAGGAAGAATaatgtcttaatatatatagattCATCTTTTGAATTTAATCAAGAAACTAATATTATAATAGAAAAGCGGATGTAAACTCTAATATTGTGGAATTGACCTAGGCGCtccgctctgctagggtttcctcAAAGACCTTTCGTCTCTGATAAAATTCTCAAAACTATGGCTGGTGCCACAAATGGGATAGCCGCGCTGTCCTTTTCCAGCGTGTTTTATGTCAACAGGGGGTGTGCCGACGGTCGTCTTTTTCTACTTTTCCTTCTCCTTGTACTTGCTGGCTGCAGTGACGGAGGAAGCGTGATGGATCCGAATATGCTTTTTGTTCCTGCTAGGAGGATCGATAGAGGTGCCATCGATCCTTGGAGGTGGAGGGGGTTCCGGCTCTCAGGTTCTCGTGTTGTCGACATCAGAGGCGTGAACGATAGCGTCAATGCTTGGGTTGATTACTGGGCCGCAGGTAGGCATGGGTCCGATGGTGACTGGTTAGTCAATGGCCTAAATTCCAATCTAGCCCTGAAGATGGAATCTAAAGCCTTGAGACTCCGAAGCTTTCTGACGTCTGCACAGGGGCACAGTGGGGGAAGCTTGTCGGCGGTGATGCGAGCTCTCTGTGGTGGAGGCCTTGGAGCGGCCATGCGGGCTCAATGTGTTGGTGGCACTCTCTGGCATGACTGAGAGCTTGGTTGATGGAGGACAAAGGGACTGGTGGTGATCCCCttttttctacgccggcagaggtgGATGTCAGGCTGGAATTCGAATTCAACTTCGACTATAGTGGTGGGTTTGTTACCCTCTGCTAGAACTTCATCCATTTCTGTCTGAACTCCTTGCTCGTATGGGTGGTAGACTCAAAGAGGGTGTTATCAGTGGTAGTGCTAGCACAGGCAATGTACTCCGGCGAGTGGGACATGGCCGCGGCGGCTTAATTTCATTCTCATCTAAGGTTTGCCCTAGTTTTTTTGGCTGGCCTGGTATTGGGctgctagggttttgttttgggCCCGGGCAGTTGTTTTgtcttttaattttaattttaatttatttttgggtcTTCATACTCAAGAGTCTCATACTATACTTTAAGTCTTTGATCTTCAGAGAATCAAGTTCTCTCATTCACATTGATTTGCTTGGATTGTTTGGTGATGTTATGTTAAAATTTAGAAGCATGCAAATCAAATGGACTAGCTTTGAAAAATCAATTGTGATAAACTAATTGATGATTTTGCCACTATGAAGGCAAGTAGATTGATTTTAAAATGAAAGCCGGATGCTGATATATCAATCAACACTTTGCTGAAAGAATGTGTTATTTTGAGTGTTTTATATGAGAtctttctataattttttttgctgCAAACTTTTCTTTTGTAGTGAATATTTGGCCTCTTTTGTAGGCTCATCTAATGAGGTATAATTGATTAGATATTGTTGGATATTGTCAGTTGTTCAAATATAAGTTTCAATTATGAATTTGATGAGATTTTGATAATTTTGTCTTCCTAAATTTTCATACGAGATTACAACTTAGAGGGCTGCATTTTAAACTTTCGCATAGGACCTCTGCTCTGCGCCTCTGCACCTTGGTAAAATGGGGAGATTCATTGTTAGGAAAGATACACTGACTTATGGTGAAGATGCATATGACCTTCTAGTAGTAAATCCCCATGTCGAATTAAAAGAGGGAGCTGGAAGCCAACTCTAGTAAGTCACTTAGTCACCGTTCCGGCAACCGTAtaccaattattattatttttttcgatGATTACCAATTACATGCGTGTTTAGATTAATTTGAATATGCGGtgaagttgttcatctctggtTGGATGCTTAAGAGTCTATCCTTCCAGAGTCATCACGAATTCACGAAAACATTTGTAACTAGCGAATCGACTAACAAAAGTAAATCTTATGATGATAAGAAATGATAGGTCATACGGTGTATGATTTTATCAAAAAAATGAACACAATCATGGAGACAATTCAAAGCTTCTCTTATACCTCCCAAGTCCCAATTCCCAAAGACTCGAGCTTTAATGCAACACCAGTCAAACCCTGATCATCTGAACACACTGAGCTGACGACCCAGACTCATTAATTTCCAAATGCAATTACTCTCTTCTACTACTGCCTCATTTTTTACCCACAATATAAACTACTGCTCACTAGCTATCCACCTAGCTTAGAGCAGAGACAGTACTACTACGAGTCCTGACTGAAGGGGTCCTCCAATTCTACcaattggttttctttttcgtaTTGTCCCTTTCACTCTTCTGCGCCATTCTgatctcgctctctctctctctctctctctctctctcattgtaTATGTGGTCAGAGACTCAGAGCTCCCATAACCGAGCACAGTTCACTCAACCACCCTGCTGTTCCTTCTCTTTAGCCAAAAGCCatcacaaattcaaaaccaaagctcCATCTCTCTGTGTTTTACTTCCTTCTTGTATGGCAAGTTTCAGAAGAAAACTGGCAAGTGGGTCTTAAAAACTATTTAATTTCTTCTCCTCGATCCCTTCTCGTTCATTTTTAGGGGCCATGACTTCATGGTAACATGATAATATAAATGCATTTCTCATCAGTGAATTCTTTTTTCACCATCCCCATGAATTCTTCAATAAATCTTCGGTTTTTCACCGCAACCAGAGCCAttattgttcttcttcttcttgttctctcTCCAGcctcttgttttatttctcTTCGGGTATGTAATAACAACTTAAAGCCttcaatttaattactttctaCACCCATGTGTGCTGCTGAAGTAATTCTTGTTctgttttgttatatatatttcaGGGACTATTGTTTGCTGAGAAAGCCAGATTGGGCTCAACACCACCGAGCTGCCACAACAAGTGCAACCAGTGCCACCCTTGCATGGCGGTCCAAGTCCCCACCATGCCCAGCCGCGACCGGGTCCGACCCGTGGGGAAGACCCGACCCGCTAAGCCCATGGTGCTCTTTGACCCGTCTCATCTGGATAACAGGTACTCCAATTACAAGCCACTGGGTTGGAAATGCCATTGTGGTGACCACTTCTTCAATCCCTAGGTGAAAATTTCCATCCTCAAGATGGAAATATGGGTTTAATTTGATTTATGTAAACTATATATTAATtagtttgttaattaattaGCTGTTCTTTAGCTGTTTATTATATTGTAATTTGTTTAAGGGGGTCCATGGGATTATTTAGAAACAGGGGATCTTGGTCCTGTCACCATTATATGTACACTTTTAGGCATATTATACCGTATTGTACATAATAAAATTGTGAAACTTTCTGAGCTTCTGATGTTTCCAACTttgttcttgtttcttcttataaaaataaaaaaataaaaaaaaaactttgttcTTGTTGCTTAATTTGATATATCTTCACTTTTTGTATCCTACGACTAGTGGGGGATAAATAACTAATCACTAGCACGAGAGGCGAAGTTTGTTGccaatgtttctctattttgaGTCACAAACAATTTTCCGCTAAAGTTTTCTCTTTCACTGTCAATTTTTATTCAGATTTTGTTTTATAATTTCTTCTGCTTagaattagaagaagaaaagtatATATTTCTTCTGCATATGAATTTGATACCCggagaatttttttatttttttttggggtgaaACCAGATTCTGAAATTTGTTTATAATTGAGTTTGTCCCTTCCTTCAAAGGTCCAGCATGCCCATACGTGAAATGATATGATACATCACTCTCTGCCATTGAGGCTTTCTGGTCATATCTTTTGAGTACTGTAACAATCGCTTTCAAATCTGACCAGAAAAGGCCTCGGAATTCAGTTGAAATTAAGTTAATCTTGGTTTCAAGTAACAACAGTAAACCCAATACACCTGCATATCTCCGTACCCAGATAAGCAGAGATTTTCTTAATGGCAGATTGCCAGAAAACCATGTGGTTTGTTTGCTCCCTTGCCTAGCTAGAAATATTGGAGAGATGTGACTACTAAGCAATGAAAGCATGGCGTGTCCAGGTCAAGTCATgtccgattttttttttttaattaaaattggACAAACTGATCCGGAAGGGTACAAACAATCCCGCAAGGGGAAGAAAATTGGAGCAATGCCAAGAAAATTATTTACCGTAGGGTCGACCTACGTAGGACCCAAAATATAGC is a window from the Rosa chinensis cultivar Old Blush chromosome 2, RchiOBHm-V2, whole genome shotgun sequence genome containing:
- the LOC112190107 gene encoding EPIDERMAL PATTERNING FACTOR-like protein 1, which produces MHFSSVNSFFTIPMNSSINLRFFTATRAIIVLLLLVLSPASCFISLRGLLFAEKARLGSTPPSCHNKCNQCHPCMAVQVPTMPSRDRVRPVGKTRPAKPMVLFDPSHLDNRYSNYKPLGWKCHCGDHFFNP